The Lentimicrobiaceae bacterium DNA segment GTACTTCAGGTTCCTTTGGCCGTGGCCATTTGGGACAATGGTTATGGAATCAGTGTGCCCGTTGATTTGCAAACGGCGAAAGGCAGCATATCAAAGGCTTTGAAGGGATTCGAAACAGATGGAGAGGATTTGGGGTGCAGAATATATTCCTGCAAGGGGTGGGACTATGCTTGTATGGTCCAAACTTTTGAAGAGGGAATTGCCCTTTGCCGGTCAAAGCATCAACCGGTCATATTTCATATTGACGAACTTACGCAGCCGTTGGGCCATTCAACTTCCGGCTCACATGAGCGATACAAGAGTGCTGAACGTCTGCAATGGGAACAGGATTTTGATGCCATCGTGAAATTCAAAGAGTGGATCATTCTCGAGGGATATGGGGATACGGATACCTTGGCGCAACTCGAAGAAGAGGCATCACGGGAAGCCAGGGCCGCCCGTGATCTGGCCTGGAGCAATTACATCGCCGGATTTGAAGAAGAGAGTGTCGGCTTAAAAGCGATTGTCAGTTCCATTTCAAACAGTTTTACCCCACTGTCCACAAAATCAGCTGAGTTAAAAGCATTGTTAAAAGCGGCATACCCTACCAGGAAGGCGTTGATCAGGTTTGCTAAATCCTTGCATAGAACGGTTGTTGGAAATTCCTCATTAAAGGAGCAGGATCAGCAATTGGCCTTATGGATAAAGACTTCCGAAGAGATCGGCGAGCGACTTTTCAGCATTCCCCGGTCGGAGGAATCGGCAAAATATCCTACCGGAGATATAGTTAAAATTGAATATAGTAATGATCCGGCCTGGGTAACCGGGTCAGAACTGCTAAACAAGAATTTCGATCTGCTGCTGCAAAAATATCCTTTGATGCTCTCTTTCGGGGAGGACACTGGTGTTTTGGGCGGAGTCAACCAGGAGACGAAAGGGTTGTCGGAGAAATTCGGACTCCACCGTGTTTTCGACACCGGGATCCGCGAGACAACCATTATCGGACAAGGGATCGGTTTGGCATTGAGGGGATTCAAACCAATCGCCGAGATACAATATCTTGATTATCTCATATATGCACTTCCTACATTGGCCGATGATCTCTCAACCCTGAATTACCGTACCTGCGGACGGCAGATCGCACCACTCATTATCCGTACCCGCGGACATCAGCTGCAAGGCATGTGGCATTCAGGATCCCCGATGAGTATGCTGCTTGGCTCGATGCGGGGTATTCATATTTGCGTTCCGCGAAACATGACGCAGGCTGCGGGCTTTTACAATACCCTGCTCAAAGGTGAAGAACCAGCTCTGGTGATCGAACCTTTGAAAGGATATTATGTGCGTGAGAAACTGCCTGAAAATATAGGAGAGTATTGTATCCCACTGGGTATTCCAGAAATCTTGCTGGAAGGCACTGATTTAACTTTGGTTACTTATGGCTGGAATGTAACCATAGCCTTGGAGGCAAACGCGATCCTGAAATCGATGGGTATCTCGGTAGAGTTGATTGATGTGCAAACCCTTGCACCCTTTGATACCGGTCACCTAATTACCCAATCGGTTATCAAAACAAACCGCCTTGTTTTACTGGATGAAGACGTGCCAGGCGGAGGTACCGGCTATATGCTTCAAAAGATCCTGGAACAGAAAGAGGCGTTTTATGCGCTGGATGAGCAACCGCTGGTGATCTCTGCCCGCGACCACCGCGGAGCTTATGGTACAGATGGCGAGTATTTCTCTAAGCCGAATGTTGATTCGGTACTGGAGGCAGTGCTTGGGATGATGAGAGGAAATAGGAATTAAAAATTAAAAATTACAGATTAAAAATTGTCTCTTGTCTATAGCCTAGCGCGTCCATTAACTTTTCATTCAATTTCCGGTTTTTCCCTTTAAATGGATGACAGTGAATGTGGATGGCGGGATTAAAGTTTAATTCAATAACGGCATAATTGTCGGGTGTTGCTTCCTTCGCTGGATTCAAAATAATCATATCCAGACCAGTAATTTTTACATTTAGGGCCGAAGCCGCTTTTACAGCAATTTGTTTGTAGGAATCGGGTATATCATCTGTAAAATCGATGCTGTCACCACCGGTGCTGATGTTCGAATTTTCGCGCAGGAACACCACTTCTCCGGATTCCGGTACATCATCGAAATCCTTTTGTTGTGATTTTAAGAATATTACCTCGGCTTCGCCAAGCTGGATTTTTTCCAGGGGAGTATGATATCCCTTGCCGCGCAAAGGGTCTTGATTTTTGATGCCGACCAATTCTTTAATGGATAGAATTCCATTTCCGGTTACGTTTGCCGGCACACGGTGCAATATGCCCACGACCTGATTGTCGATAACGAAAAACCTGAATTCTTTTCCTTCAACGAATTCTTCTATCAGGATGGTGGAGTCGTGCTCAAAAGCAATATCAACTGCCCTGTGAAATATGGATTCATCCCTGTTTTCCTTTAGAATGGTAATGCCGATACCAAAATTGGTTTGGTTCGGTTTGATAACTACAGGTTTTCCTTTAAACAGCTGAAAATCAAATCTTGCTGTTTTAGCTTGGGTATAATTGTATCCTTTGGGAACGCGAATGCCCGCCTCTTCGAGAATTTTTTTGGTAACAAGCTTGTTTTCCATGGCCAGAACGCTTGCATAATTATCGAGCGAGCTCTTCGTTGCCTGCTTTACATATTGGGTATTTCCGTTTTGATGTAACCTGATGAAATTCTCTTTTCGGTCCAGAATTTCAAATGAAACGCCCCTTTTCAAAGCTTCACGAAGTAATAACTGGGTAGAGAGCTCCATATCTTCCAATCCCATGAAATTGTAGTCTTTTCGCTGGCTTTCATTTAAATAATTGCGGGCTTTCTCCATATGGAAAGGGATATATCCCATCTTCAGAATACCATCGAGTACCTCGTAGACTCTTCGCTGTTTTGGGCTTTTGATATATTCTGCTGCCAGCTCTAAGGCTTTTTGGTAGTCATCATTATTTACCGCTAGTTTTCGAAACAAACCGGTCATTTCATCTATATGTTGTTTTGCTTTTTGCCAGATATCAACATATTCGCCGGTTGGATCATGAACAAATGGAACCGGACCCAACCCATACAGGGCAACATATCCCAGGTAATTGTTCGCATGCAATTGGGATGCAGCATCAAAATTGTCTGGCTCTTTTGTAAGCAATCCATAAAGTGCAAGCAGATGTAAAAAAGAGAGCGCTTCTTCTGTTATGCCTGCCTTGGACAATGGATCAATATCAACAAACCTGATTTCAATGTAGGATATATGATCAGGTCCATTTGTAAATTTTGGCCTTACCGGAGAATACAGTTCCTTCATGGATTCGATTTTTCCATCTTGAACCATCTGGTCGAGGCTTTGCCTAAAATTTTGGACAGAGCTGTAATCGGGATATAGCTCGCCAATATTCCTGTAACCATAGCAACTGTTACGAATGGAGAGGCCAATTACATGTTGAGCGATGCTGTAAGGAGATTCCTTGCATTTCAGCTCCATCGACGAATCTACGACAGGGCTATTCCCATAAAGCAAAATGTACAACCATCTTAACCTGTGCAACTGTCGTATTGTTTTAAGGTAAACTTCATCCTTGAACGCTTCGTAGGTTATTGATGGTTTGCTTTGACGATATAGCATTTCCATTAACTTCTCTCCGAAAGAAAGATTAAAGTGGATTCCTGAAAACAGTTGGTTTTTGGGTCCGTATTTCAGGGCCAGATGTTCGCGGTATTGCTGGGCATCTTTCCCTGCTTCATCGAATTGGGCAATTGGAATTTGGTTATCATTTGGTAAAACAGGTGGTATGCTTTGCGGCCAAAGGTATTCATTGGTCAGTTCCAGGCTCACAACATCATGAAGGGTTTCAAGAAAACCCAATGTTTGTTTAATATCGGGCAGTGGCGGGGTGATCATTTCCACTTGACTCTCAGAAAAGTCAGTAGTGATGTAAGGATTCTGACGTTTATTCCCGAATATCATTGGATGCGGGGTTTGCGCCAAATTTCCGGATTCGTCCACGCGAATGTTCTCTTTTTCGATGCCAAAGAGCGCATCAAACCACATATTCCCTTTTATTTGACTCGCAGCTGATTTAAACATGTCCTGTCTCATCTGTTTTTTTTTGGTTTTTTATAAATAGCTTGAAAAGAATAACATAAAGTAATACCAGCAATATGCCTTTTGCGATGCTGCTGATGCTGATGCTCCACCATACGGAGGAGAGCTCATTTTTCCAGAGATGGATCAAAGCATATGCCAGTGGTATTCGAAGGAGTGTAAGTCCAATCCCCGTAATTGCCGGAATATTGGTTCGTCCCCAGCCAAAAAAAGCGCCGGTAGCCATCAGCTCCAGACACATAAACAACTGGGATATCCCAATAATTGTCAGATATTCCCTTCCCATGGCAATGCTTTCCGGATCTTTCAGGAAGATTGAAAACAACGTTGATGGAAACATAACCAGTATAGCTGTAGTAATCACTCCTATAATGACCGACAGCATTATTCCCGCGCCAAATATTTTCCATTGTTTATCATAATCCTTTGCACCGTAAGCTTGTCCTGAAATGGACGACAAAGCATACATGAATCCGGCCACGGTCATATAGGAGATCGCTTCAATTTGTACACCGACCTTTTGTACCGCTATTGCATTTGCACCCCAATGACTTATGATACGGGCCATCAGAATAGCGATGATGGTGAATGAAACCCGTTGGATAGCCGGACTGATTCCTATTCCTACTATTTTTTTGAGAAGTGCACTTTGGAATGGAACGAGGCCTGGATTTATATTCTCCGTTCGGTTTAGTTTTCTGTAAAACAGGAATGTCGCCAAAGCTTGTGACAGAATGGTGGCGATAGCAGCCCCGTTAATACCTAAGCCAACCCAAAAAATGAGAATTGCATCTAGTAATATATTTACAATTAGCGCGGCTGCATTGATTCTGAAAGGTGATCGGCTATCCCCATAACCGATAAATACGCTGGTATAAAACTGATTCTGAAACGAGAATATGATACTCAGTCCAATGAGGGCCAGATAAACAGATGCGTCGCGTTCAATTCCGGGATTGTTTAATTGGATAAAGCCAATCAGGTAATTCCTTCCAAAAGCAAGCAAAACAGAGCAAACCAACGCAGTGACGATTACAGCCAACATGCCACTCCGGATATAACTCTTTGCAAGACGAAAATTTCCCTCTCCAATGGCATGTGATACTTTTATTCCTGCACCAACTGTAAAAAGGGAGGAAAGCCCCCAGCCCAAATTCATGTAAAACCCTGCAGATCCAACTGCCGCAACCGCCCCAGCGCCAAGTTTTCCTACAAAAATTATGTTGATAAAATTGTAAGCCATAGACATGAACGAGGTTACAATAACCGGGAATGCCAGTCGTATAAGCTGTTTTAAATTTGAGTCCGGCTGGCTTACCTCAAGAATGGCTGAAAAGTCTCTCTTCTGAAAATTCATCTCTTAATCAAGAATATATGTTTAAACATATCAACATAATGAATCAAAAAAAATCAACAACACGTATCAATATCCTTTAATACTACAGCAAACAATTCTTTGATGTAGGGTTTATTTACAGAGAAATAGATCTCTTTCCCTTCTTTGCGGGCGTTAAGTATTTTGGCACGCTTCAGTAAATTTAAATGATGTGAAATTGTTGGACGGGACAAAGTAAACTTACTTGCGATATCATTCACGCACACTTCCTTTTGGGTAGCAAAAATCATAATAATCTCCTGCCGGGTTTTATCGGCCAAGGCGCTGAAAAAATCAGGGCATTCTTCACAGAAACAGGCGTTGCTTTCTGATTTTATTTTCTTAATGCGTTTAAGCATATCTACATGTTTTACGGTGCGAAAATAGTGAATTTATTTAAAACGCGCATTTATTTCTAATTATTTCCGCAATTTTCATTCAGTAATTTCTAAACGTTAATTTGTAATCTGTAATCTGTAATTTTTAATTTCTTATTGAAGATTCCCTGACCACCAATTTTGTTTGAAGAACGACAGTTTCCACAAACGATGGATCTTCCATTTTTTTAAAGAATAGTTCTGCTGCCTTAATGCCGATCTCCCTGGTAGGATGCATGATGGAGGTAAGTTGCGGAGTTGAAAAGGTCGCATGGAATTCATCGGCAAAACCTGCGACTCCGATCTCTTGCGGGATTTTGAGCCCTCGTCTTTTAAGCTCTTTCATCACAGTAAATATGACCATGTCGTTGATTCCAAAGATGGCATCCGGAGGTTCAGGAAGGTTGAGCAGATCATCTGTAATCCGGAGAGCCTCTTCGGAGAGCATGTTGCATGGACGTAACAGATCGGGATTAAATTTCAATCCCGATTCCTTGAGTCCGGAGAGATATCCCTCTACTCTGTCGCGGGAAATGTTGAGGTGGGCGGGTCCAGATATAAATGCAATGCGCCTGTATTTTTCCGCGTTAAAATGGCGGATAATCTGCTCAACAGCATCCTTGTTGTCGATCACTACGCATGGAGCCGATTCTGACAGACAGACCCGGTCGAAAAAGACCAATGGTATTTCGTCATCAATCAGTTGTAAAAAATGGTCAAAACGATCTGTCTCTTTACTCAAACAGACAATCATCCCATCTACCCTTGCCTTCAGCAGATTGGAGACAGATTCAATTTCTTTCTCCATGCTTTCATATGATGAAGCCAGCAGGATAAAATAACCTCGACTCTTGGCGTACTCTTCAATACCGGAGATGATAGAGGAGTAGAAATGGGTAACCAGATCGGGTACAATCACTCCGATCATATGTGTCTCCTGCTTTAGCAAACCCATCGCGAGCGGGTTGGGTGTATAATTCCAAACCGCAGCAAGCTCCTGTACCTTCCTGGTAAGTTCAGGACTGATATCCGGATGATTTTTCAGAGCCCTGGAAACAGTAGAAATGGAGATGTTCAGCTCTGAAGCAAGATCTTTTAGCGATAAATGCCTTTTGGCCATACTGGTATAAAATCGATCGGCTGAAATTACAAAACTATTGACGTATCTCCGCCAAAATCTGAAAAAAGAGCAAAGAAAACATGTTCCACAACATTTTTTCTTCTCCGCAAAGCTTTGCAATAGGAGACATATTTGGCAAAACGGATTAGTTTCGTGACTTTTGAGTCTCTTTTGAAGAACTTATGCTTCGAAAAATCAATATTTATTCATTACGAAATGGAAAGAAAGAAAAAAGGCCTATTTACCACTGAAGACGGAAGAAACCACACGTTAATTTTCTTCCTGGTTGCGCTTCTTTTTACTTTATGGGCAGTTGGTAACAGCTTGATAGATACCATGGACAAGCATTTTCAGGATTACTACCATCTGACAAAGGCCGACTCGGCCAATGTTCAGTTTTCACATTACCTGGGCTATTTTTTCATGGCATTGCCTGCAGGGTGGTTTATTCATAGACTTGGTTATAAATGGGGGATTATTTTGGGTTTGAGTTTAGCTGCATTGGGCTGTCTGTGGTTTTATCCTGCAACCAAAATTGACGGGTTCTGGGCGGTTCTCCTTGGCGTTTGCCTGGTAGCCATGGGTTTCTCATTCCTCGAAACTGTCGCCAATCCATATACCACCGTGTTGGGAGATCCAAAATATGCGGCATCCCGCATTAACCTGGCGCAGTCTTTCAATGCTATTGGCTGGCCAATCGCCCCGTATATTGGCGGCTTATATTTCTACCATTCCGATGCTACTCTTTCGGCTCAGCAAAATGCTGAAATTGCACATAAAACAATGTGGATACCCTATGTAGCGCTTGCTGTTATTATTATGGTACTGATTATCGCTTTTATTAAAAGTAAGATGCCGGATGTCGTTGAAAAAGAGAATGACCATAATTCCGAAAATCAAACAGCCAAAGTCGATGTATTTGGCCAACAAAGTCGCTTGTCGACAGTCCTTTTATATGTTTGCGCTATTTTATTCAGTTTTGCTTTAGGTATGATTTTCCGCTTCTTTGCCCAATTATTTTATATGGACAGGGAGACGCTTGCCAATCCTGATGCTATGTTAGCCTTGAACCATACTTTAGCTATGGTGTTCGATGTTACTACCATTATTGCGGGTGTGGCTTCAATTGTTTTTATAACACTCAAAAAGAAACAACTAATTCACAAAAACAGCATTTGGTCGGCGCCACACTTTACTGGGGCAACTATTTCGCAATTTCTTTATGTGGCAGCCCAGGCGGGCATATTTAGTTTCTTTATCAACTACATGGTCGAAGATGTCCCTGCCATAGGTGAAAGCTTGAAATCAAGCTGGTTAATCGGTGGCGAAAATGGATCAATTCTTCGTAACGGGGCTTATTTCCTGACAGAGAAGGGTGCTACCTCCCTCATGTCGTGGATGGCATTCCCATTGTTCCTTTTAGGACGTTTTACCGGTTCGTTTATATTGAGGGTTACTAAGGCACATAAAATGCTTGGCCTCTATGCGTTTATAAATGTGATATTAATGTTTGTTGTTGTAGCCAAACTGGGTTGGGTGTCAGTAATTGCGGTTTTCCTTAGCTTTTTCTTTATGTCAATCATGTTCCCCACAATTTTCTCACTTGGTATCTTTGGATTGGGAGAAAGATCAAAAGTGGCATCATCGTTCATTGTTATGGCCATTATGGGGGGAGCTGTATTGCCAAAGGTAATGGGGGAGATAGCCGATGCAGATGGGATGTCGGCAGGTTACATTGTCCCGGCTGCCTGCTTTGTTGTGATTGCGCTGTATGGGTTCTTCTGGACCAAACTCAGTGGTTCAGAAGGATTAAATGGTATAAAGATTGGAACAGGTCATTGATTGCGGGCTCATTTTCAATATTCTTGGCTTTGATGATAATAATTGTCATTTAGTTGTACTTAATCTGGTTTACAGCGAAACAAGCATGGATTAAATCCTCTAATGGAGATACAAATCCATTTGCGAGCTGCATACGGCAAGTAAAAACAATATAAATAAGTATATGAAATACGCTGGAACTCCCGAACGTCCTGCTTTCAGGCGTTTTTGTAAGATGCTCTCATTGAAG contains these protein-coding regions:
- a CDS encoding MFS transporter, producing the protein MERKKKGLFTTEDGRNHTLIFFLVALLFTLWAVGNSLIDTMDKHFQDYYHLTKADSANVQFSHYLGYFFMALPAGWFIHRLGYKWGIILGLSLAALGCLWFYPATKIDGFWAVLLGVCLVAMGFSFLETVANPYTTVLGDPKYAASRINLAQSFNAIGWPIAPYIGGLYFYHSDATLSAQQNAEIAHKTMWIPYVALAVIIMVLIIAFIKSKMPDVVEKENDHNSENQTAKVDVFGQQSRLSTVLLYVCAILFSFALGMIFRFFAQLFYMDRETLANPDAMLALNHTLAMVFDVTTIIAGVASIVFITLKKKQLIHKNSIWSAPHFTGATISQFLYVAAQAGIFSFFINYMVEDVPAIGESLKSSWLIGGENGSILRNGAYFLTEKGATSLMSWMAFPLFLLGRFTGSFILRVTKAHKMLGLYAFINVILMFVVVAKLGWVSVIAVFLSFFFMSIMFPTIFSLGIFGLGERSKVASSFIVMAIMGGAVLPKVMGEIADADGMSAGYIVPAACFVVIALYGFFWTKLSGSEGLNGIKIGTGH
- a CDS encoding LacI family transcriptional regulator, with amino-acid sequence MAKRHLSLKDLASELNISISTVSRALKNHPDISPELTRKVQELAAVWNYTPNPLAMGLLKQETHMIGVIVPDLVTHFYSSIISGIEEYAKSRGYFILLASSYESMEKEIESVSNLLKARVDGMIVCLSKETDRFDHFLQLIDDEIPLVFFDRVCLSESAPCVVIDNKDAVEQIIRHFNAEKYRRIAFISGPAHLNISRDRVEGYLSGLKESGLKFNPDLLRPCNMLSEEALRITDDLLNLPEPPDAIFGINDMVIFTVMKELKRRGLKIPQEIGVAGFADEFHATFSTPQLTSIMHPTREIGIKAAELFFKKMEDPSFVETVVLQTKLVVRESSIRN
- the gshAB gene encoding bifunctional glutamate--cysteine ligase GshA/glutathione synthetase GshB, which codes for MRQDMFKSAASQIKGNMWFDALFGIEKENIRVDESGNLAQTPHPMIFGNKRQNPYITTDFSESQVEMITPPLPDIKQTLGFLETLHDVVSLELTNEYLWPQSIPPVLPNDNQIPIAQFDEAGKDAQQYREHLALKYGPKNQLFSGIHFNLSFGEKLMEMLYRQSKPSITYEAFKDEVYLKTIRQLHRLRWLYILLYGNSPVVDSSMELKCKESPYSIAQHVIGLSIRNSCYGYRNIGELYPDYSSVQNFRQSLDQMVQDGKIESMKELYSPVRPKFTNGPDHISYIEIRFVDIDPLSKAGITEEALSFLHLLALYGLLTKEPDNFDAASQLHANNYLGYVALYGLGPVPFVHDPTGEYVDIWQKAKQHIDEMTGLFRKLAVNNDDYQKALELAAEYIKSPKQRRVYEVLDGILKMGYIPFHMEKARNYLNESQRKDYNFMGLEDMELSTQLLLREALKRGVSFEILDRKENFIRLHQNGNTQYVKQATKSSLDNYASVLAMENKLVTKKILEEAGIRVPKGYNYTQAKTARFDFQLFKGKPVVIKPNQTNFGIGITILKENRDESIFHRAVDIAFEHDSTILIEEFVEGKEFRFFVIDNQVVGILHRVPANVTGNGILSIKELVGIKNQDPLRGKGYHTPLEKIQLGEAEVIFLKSQQKDFDDVPESGEVVFLRENSNISTGGDSIDFTDDIPDSYKQIAVKAASALNVKITGLDMIILNPAKEATPDNYAVIELNFNPAIHIHCHPFKGKNRKLNEKLMDALGYRQETIFNL
- a CDS encoding MATE family efflux transporter, with protein sequence MNFQKRDFSAILEVSQPDSNLKQLIRLAFPVIVTSFMSMAYNFINIIFVGKLGAGAVAAVGSAGFYMNLGWGLSSLFTVGAGIKVSHAIGEGNFRLAKSYIRSGMLAVIVTALVCSVLLAFGRNYLIGFIQLNNPGIERDASVYLALIGLSIIFSFQNQFYTSVFIGYGDSRSPFRINAAALIVNILLDAILIFWVGLGINGAAIATILSQALATFLFYRKLNRTENINPGLVPFQSALLKKIVGIGISPAIQRVSFTIIAILMARIISHWGANAIAVQKVGVQIEAISYMTVAGFMYALSSISGQAYGAKDYDKQWKIFGAGIMLSVIIGVITTAILVMFPSTLFSIFLKDPESIAMGREYLTIIGISQLFMCLELMATGAFFGWGRTNIPAITGIGLTLLRIPLAYALIHLWKNELSSVWWSISISSIAKGILLVLLYVILFKLFIKNQKKTDETGHV
- a CDS encoding thiamine pyrophosphate-dependent enzyme; translation: MGSKFAVSQSVFTKKSVLKDYYTVFLSRQLSLLGRKEVHLGKAPFGIFGDGKELAQIAYVKCYRDGDWRSGYYRDQTFMLAAGMMTPTEFFSQLYGDTNTINNPSTGGRNFNNHHSTANRSAAGGLLELALMKNSAADLSPTAGQIPRLLGLAQASKLVRDHPEFAPHTAGKITGDEVAFGSIGESSTSEGMFFETINAACVLQVPLAVAIWDNGYGISVPVDLQTAKGSISKALKGFETDGEDLGCRIYSCKGWDYACMVQTFEEGIALCRSKHQPVIFHIDELTQPLGHSTSGSHERYKSAERLQWEQDFDAIVKFKEWIILEGYGDTDTLAQLEEEASREARAARDLAWSNYIAGFEEESVGLKAIVSSISNSFTPLSTKSAELKALLKAAYPTRKALIRFAKSLHRTVVGNSSLKEQDQQLALWIKTSEEIGERLFSIPRSEESAKYPTGDIVKIEYSNDPAWVTGSELLNKNFDLLLQKYPLMLSFGEDTGVLGGVNQETKGLSEKFGLHRVFDTGIRETTIIGQGIGLALRGFKPIAEIQYLDYLIYALPTLADDLSTLNYRTCGRQIAPLIIRTRGHQLQGMWHSGSPMSMLLGSMRGIHICVPRNMTQAAGFYNTLLKGEEPALVIEPLKGYYVREKLPENIGEYCIPLGIPEILLEGTDLTLVTYGWNVTIALEANAILKSMGISVELIDVQTLAPFDTGHLITQSVIKTNRLVLLDEDVPGGGTGYMLQKILEQKEAFYALDEQPLVISARDHRGAYGTDGEYFSKPNVDSVLEAVLGMMRGNRN
- a CDS encoding metalloregulator ArsR/SmtB family transcription factor, giving the protein MLKRIKKIKSESNACFCEECPDFFSALADKTRQEIIMIFATQKEVCVNDIASKFTLSRPTISHHLNLLKRAKILNARKEGKEIYFSVNKPYIKELFAVVLKDIDTCC